TCTCGTGGCTTTTGTTGCGTTTGGACAAAAAGAAGCACAAAAAATAACAATTGGTGAATCAATTACCTTGGAATCCACTATTCTAAATGAAACAAGAACCATCAATATCTATTTACCTCCGTACTATCAACCTAACGATACCGTTAAATACCCTGTGGTATATATTTTAGATGGTGGTGTAGAAGAGGACTTTATCCATTTGGCAGGTATTTTTCGCGTTAATTCTCAACCTTGGATCAATCGCTTCCCTGAGGCAATTGTAGTAGGCATCGAAAACGTCAACCGCAGAAGAGATTTTACTTTTGCTGTGCCTAACCTTGATTTCTTAGATAAGGTAGGCTATAGCAAAGAATTCTTCCCACAATATGGTGGTGCAGAACCATACGCAGCTTTCTTAGAGAGTGAATTAATGCCTTATATTGATCAACACTACAATACCAAAGAAGAACGTACGGTTGTTGGAGAATCCTTAGCAGGCTTGATGTCTTCTTATCTTCTTATCAAACATCCTCATCTATTTACCAACTACATTATTGTAAGTCCAAGCTTTTGGTGGGGTGAAGAAAAACTGTTAGACGATACAACGGTTTGTTTGTTGAACAAAATTAAACACCCAGTCAGCGTTTATGTAGGTGTGCCTAGCAAAGAAGAAGATGCTATGATGTTTGAAGTAGCGGAGCGTTTTTATTCGTACCTACAAAAAAACCCAGTGATTCACTCTACTTTTGATTATATGCCAGATGAAGTACACGCTACGGTTTTACATCAAGCCACTCATAATGCGTTGAAAAAACAGTTTTACAAAAAATAGAATTGCATAAGCATTCGTGTTTTTATTGATAACAAAAAAAGCTTGAGTCCCCAAAAGGTACTCAAGCTTTTTTATTTAGATGACAATAACTGTAAAAATAGGATGTATTACATGCTGCGCATATAAGCTTCTAAAGCTTCTAATTCAAGATCACTCAATTTTTTGGTGATTTCTAAATTAGCCTGCATGATGATAAATTGTGCAGGGTCAACGATAGCTTCTTCTTGTCCTTTTAAAAAGGAAATAAGGCTCACATCGTGTTTATCGTAAATTTCAATAATTTCTCTAATACTAGGTCCAATTACTTTTTTATCTGCCATGTGGCAAGAAGCACAAGTACCTTTTCCTTCAAAAATTTGTTTTCCTAAAGCAATTTTTTCTGCATTAGTCATTTCTGTTGCCCCACCGCGTTCAGATTCATATACGGGTTCTGGCATTTGTTGTTTTTCTTCCTTTTTACCACAAGAAACCAATAGAATGGCAGCAAAAAAAGGTATCGCTTTGATGAGATAGTTACGCATAGAGTTGTTTGTTTATTTGTTGTATCAAATGTACAAAAACAATTTTGGTTCGCTCTTTCACAAATCACGCCTTTTCATGTAAAAAAACGACATCTATCCTCAATAACCTCAACAAAATACCCAAACAAGGCAACAAAAAAGCCCAGATAAAATCTGAGCTTTCTTTTTTATTTATTCAGCAAGATGGCTGCTTCTTTTGCAAAATACGTAGAGATGATACTTGCTCCTGCGCGTTTGATACATGTTAATTGTTCCATCATGATTAAATCGTGATCCAACCAACCTCTTTCAGCAGCAGCTTTCACCATGGCATATTCTCCTGAGACGTGATATACCGATACAGGTACATTCACTGCATCTTTTACTTCACGTACAATATCCAAATAGGCGATTCCTGGTTTTACCATCACAATATCCGCTCCTTCTTCAACATCATACAAGGCTTCTTTGATGGCTTCAATGCGATTCGCATAATCCATCTGATACGTTTTTTTATCGGTTGGAATTTCAACATCTGCTCTTGGAGCACTGTCCAGCGCATCTCTAAAAGGACCGTAAAAAGCAGAGGCATATTTAGCGGAATAGCTCATGATTCCCACATCAGTATATCCAGATTGATCTAATGCTTCGCGCATACGCAATACACGTCCATCCATCATATCACTTGGAGCAACGAAATCAGCTCCTGCTTGAGCATGTGATACACTCATGCGCATCAAAGCATCCACAGTTGCATCATTCACAACCTTTCCATTTTCAATAATTCCATCATGCCCATAGATTGAATATGGATCCAACGCTACATCTGGCATCACAATCATCCCTGGACAAGCGTCTTTAATTGCTTTAATTGCCGTTTGCATCAATCCATTAGCATTCCATGCCTCTGTCCCTGCATTGTCTTTTAAATGATCACTTACCTTCACATAGATATTGACTGCACGAATACCTAATGCATAGAGTT
The window above is part of the Myroides odoratus DSM 2801 genome. Proteins encoded here:
- a CDS encoding alpha/beta hydrolase — encoded protein: MTFLNKILALIFCLVAFVAFGQKEAQKITIGESITLESTILNETRTINIYLPPYYQPNDTVKYPVVYILDGGVEEDFIHLAGIFRVNSQPWINRFPEAIVVGIENVNRRRDFTFAVPNLDFLDKVGYSKEFFPQYGGAEPYAAFLESELMPYIDQHYNTKEERTVVGESLAGLMSSYLLIKHPHLFTNYIIVSPSFWWGEEKLLDDTTVCLLNKIKHPVSVYVGVPSKEEDAMMFEVAERFYSYLQKNPVIHSTFDYMPDEVHATVLHQATHNALKKQFYKK
- a CDS encoding c-type cytochrome, which encodes MRNYLIKAIPFFAAILLVSCGKKEEKQQMPEPVYESERGGATEMTNAEKIALGKQIFEGKGTCASCHMADKKVIGPSIREIIEIYDKHDVSLISFLKGQEEAIVDPAQFIIMQANLEITKKLSDLELEALEAYMRSM
- the hemB gene encoding porphobilinogen synthase, which gives rise to MFPLQRGRRLRTSESIRSLVKETIVTPQDFMFPMFIAEGTNVEEPILSMPGIYRRSVDLTVKEVKELYALGIRAVNIYVKVSDHLKDNAGTEAWNANGLMQTAIKAIKDACPGMIVMPDVALDPYSIYGHDGIIENGKVVNDATVDALMRMSVSHAQAGADFVAPSDMMDGRVLRMREALDQSGYTDVGIMSYSAKYASAFYGPFRDALDSAPRADVEIPTDKKTYQMDYANRIEAIKEALYDVEEGADIVMVKPGIAYLDIVREVKDAVNVPVSVYHVSGEYAMVKAAAERGWLDHDLIMMEQLTCIKRAGASIISTYFAKEAAILLNK